The Pseudarthrobacter sulfonivorans genome includes a window with the following:
- a CDS encoding molybdenum cofactor biosynthesis protein MoaE produces MATEPVFEVVHAVLSAEPISVDQAIAAVESDTAGAVVSFSGVVRNHDVGKAVERLSYSAHPTAHQVMADVVARLAAEHAGDGTATQPVRIWAAHRIGMLDIGDPALVCAVSAAHRGQAFAVCSELVDRIKEQVPIWKEQFFADGTVEWVGAGS; encoded by the coding sequence ATGGCCACTGAACCGGTTTTCGAAGTAGTCCACGCCGTGCTGAGCGCCGAACCCATCTCCGTCGACCAGGCGATCGCTGCGGTGGAATCTGACACCGCAGGGGCCGTGGTTAGCTTCAGCGGCGTAGTCCGGAATCACGACGTCGGCAAAGCAGTGGAGCGGCTCAGTTACAGCGCGCACCCCACGGCTCACCAGGTGATGGCCGACGTCGTCGCCCGCCTGGCCGCCGAACATGCCGGCGACGGGACCGCCACGCAGCCCGTGCGGATCTGGGCTGCCCACCGCATCGGCATGCTGGACATCGGAGATCCGGCGCTGGTCTGTGCGGTCTCCGCGGCGCACCGCGGACAGGCTTTTGCCGTGTGTTCCGAACTCGTGGACCGCATCAAGGAGCAGGTTCCCATCTGGAAGGAACAGTTCTTCGCCGACGGCACGGTGGAGTGGGTGGGCGCAGGCAGCTGA
- a CDS encoding MogA/MoaB family molybdenum cofactor biosynthesis protein: MSTESTYPAEPNTEPHTPQPHLPEPHTHGEVQGRKAGVVIASTRAAAGIYEDETGPVIIDWLTEHGFEAYPAMVVPDGAPVGAAIRALLTQHPAVVITSGGTGLSPDDRTPDVTLPLLDREIPGIMEAIRREGATKTPLAALSRGHAGAAGQTFIINLPGSPKGVMDGLSVLDPLIGHLCDQLEGGHGH; the protein is encoded by the coding sequence ATGAGCACCGAGAGCACTTACCCGGCTGAGCCAAACACGGAGCCGCACACGCCGCAACCTCACTTGCCGGAGCCGCACACGCACGGCGAGGTGCAGGGCCGCAAGGCCGGGGTTGTTATTGCCTCCACCCGGGCCGCCGCAGGCATCTATGAGGACGAAACCGGGCCCGTCATCATCGACTGGCTCACCGAGCACGGCTTCGAGGCTTACCCCGCAATGGTGGTGCCGGACGGCGCGCCCGTCGGTGCGGCCATCCGCGCCCTCCTCACCCAGCATCCCGCCGTCGTGATCACCAGCGGCGGCACCGGGCTCAGCCCGGACGACCGCACACCCGACGTAACCCTGCCCCTTCTGGACCGTGAAATCCCGGGCATCATGGAGGCCATCCGGCGCGAAGGCGCAACCAAAACGCCGCTGGCGGCCCTCAGCCGCGGCCACGCCGGAGCTGCCGGGCAGACGTTCATCATTAACCTGCCCGGCTCACCCAAGGGCGTTATGGACGGCCTGTCGGTGCTGGACCCGTTGATCGGGCACCTGTGCGACCAGCTGGAGGGCGGCCATGGCCACTGA
- the moaC gene encoding cyclic pyranopterin monophosphate synthase MoaC, which produces MDAVNPEHSPSALTHLRQDGSAQMVDVSGKTETTREATATATVRTTDEVLGLLGSGGLPKGDALAVARVAGIMAAKKTPELIPLCHPLPLSKVTVDFELGTDSVAILATVKTRGVTGVEMEALTAASVAALSVYDMIKAVDKHAVLTDIKVLAKSGGKSGDWTL; this is translated from the coding sequence ATGGATGCTGTGAATCCAGAACATAGCCCGTCCGCGCTGACCCACCTGCGCCAGGACGGAAGCGCCCAGATGGTGGACGTGTCAGGCAAAACCGAAACCACGCGGGAAGCCACCGCCACTGCCACCGTCCGCACCACTGACGAAGTGCTGGGCCTGCTCGGATCCGGCGGCCTGCCCAAGGGTGATGCCCTGGCTGTCGCGCGGGTTGCCGGCATCATGGCAGCAAAAAAGACCCCCGAACTCATCCCGCTCTGCCATCCGTTGCCGCTCTCGAAAGTCACCGTGGACTTCGAGCTCGGAACCGATTCCGTGGCGATCCTGGCCACGGTCAAGACCCGAGGGGTCACCGGGGTGGAGATGGAAGCGCTCACGGCCGCCTCCGTGGCTGCCCTCAGCGTGTACGACATGATCAAGGCCGTCGACAAGCACGCCGTGCTGACCGACATCAAAGTGCTGGCGAAAAGCGGCGGCAAGAGCGGGGACTGGACACTATGA
- a CDS encoding molybdopterin molybdotransferase MoeA: MHSPPHQHGHTPHQARSVALHRAAVTELLKPVRAHGRTETLALRDALGKGLAQDVMAALNLPPFANSQMDGFAVNSLDVPDGGAKLSVVVPVPAGAVPAALDRGTAAPIMTGAMIPTGADAVVPVERAVPDRFPAPGETTTVWLPATAAGTFVRSAGSDIAAGERALTSGTFLGPAQLGLLAALGIAEVTVRRPVTVLLATTGDEVVEPGQPLPAGKIYDSNGTLLESAMRQAGLAVVRTAIASDHPDEFRALLRSHAGAVDLIVTTGGVSKGAYEVVRQAMDGQATEFLHVAMQPGGPQGIGTFDGVPFLGFPGNPVSCLVSFEMFLRPVLAELFGAPSPRIPVHARLGHSLSSPEHKHQVRRGTLQGDGTVRLEGGESSHLMHALAGSNALVHVPVGVSALAEGDEVEVWML, encoded by the coding sequence ATGCACAGCCCTCCGCACCAGCACGGCCACACGCCCCACCAGGCACGGTCCGTTGCCCTGCACCGCGCCGCCGTGACCGAACTGCTGAAGCCCGTGCGGGCCCACGGACGGACGGAAACGCTGGCACTTCGCGACGCGCTGGGCAAGGGCCTGGCCCAGGACGTGATGGCCGCCCTGAACCTCCCGCCGTTCGCCAACTCCCAAATGGACGGCTTTGCCGTCAACAGCCTGGACGTGCCCGACGGCGGTGCGAAGCTGTCTGTGGTTGTCCCCGTTCCGGCAGGTGCCGTGCCGGCGGCCCTGGACCGCGGCACTGCCGCCCCCATCATGACGGGAGCCATGATTCCCACCGGTGCTGACGCCGTCGTGCCCGTGGAACGTGCCGTTCCGGACCGGTTCCCTGCCCCGGGGGAAACAACCACTGTGTGGCTGCCGGCGACGGCGGCCGGCACCTTCGTGCGGTCGGCCGGCAGTGATATTGCGGCGGGGGAGCGGGCGCTGACCTCGGGAACCTTCCTTGGCCCGGCGCAGCTGGGGCTGCTGGCGGCCCTGGGGATCGCTGAAGTTACTGTGCGCAGGCCGGTGACCGTCCTGCTGGCCACCACGGGCGACGAAGTGGTGGAACCCGGCCAGCCCCTGCCGGCCGGCAAGATCTACGATTCCAACGGAACCCTCCTCGAAAGCGCCATGCGGCAAGCGGGCCTGGCGGTGGTGCGCACGGCCATTGCCTCGGACCATCCTGACGAATTCCGCGCACTGCTGCGCAGCCATGCCGGTGCGGTGGACCTGATCGTCACCACGGGCGGCGTTAGTAAGGGAGCCTACGAAGTTGTCCGCCAGGCCATGGACGGGCAGGCTACCGAGTTCCTTCATGTCGCGATGCAGCCTGGTGGCCCGCAGGGCATCGGGACGTTCGACGGGGTGCCCTTCCTCGGATTTCCGGGAAACCCTGTTAGCTGCCTGGTTTCCTTCGAAATGTTCCTGCGGCCTGTGCTGGCTGAACTGTTCGGAGCGCCGTCGCCGCGGATCCCTGTACACGCACGGCTGGGCCATAGCCTTTCGTCGCCTGAACACAAGCATCAGGTCCGGCGCGGAACCCTCCAGGGGGACGGAACCGTCCGCCTGGAAGGGGGCGAAAGCTCCCACCTTATGCACGCCCTCGCCGGCTCCAACGCGCTGGTGCACGTACCCGTTGGAGTCTCGGCGCTCGCCGAGGGTGACGAGGTGGAAGTATGGATGCTGTGA
- a CDS encoding molybdopterin-dependent oxidoreductase — MNSSQPLQETADDGATSPGRLGTDGAAQGRRRWAAASGAVAAGAAVVIGELLAGLFSPSLSPLTAVGGAMIDAVPPGVKDWAISLFGTADKAVFVAGMLLVIAAVGALAGILEQRRRFAGAAVIAVFGLVGLGAVLTRAQMTPAAAVVALAAALSGALLLGWLIRRLHEGLPAGAAGTDAGTGAAEAHFPARTQAGRRTFLQVLAASAGATAVGGVVAAVWRGAASGISIAREKLQLPAAVSGAAAIPAGAEVGLDGMQPLVTPNRDFYRIDTALIVPSLDPESWVLRVTGMVEQEIELNLADLLAKPLIERHVTIACVSNEVGGDLIGNARWLGWPVRELLALARPQSGADMVLSRSSDGWTAGTPLEVLTDQRDALLAVGMNGEPLPLEHGFPVRLIVPGLYGYVSATKWLTELRVTRFADDVGYWTPRGWSDRGPIKTSSRIDVPRTGRRVGAGTVMFGGVAWAQHTGIGKVELRVNRGPWQEARLAPGISLDTWYQWQLGIELTPGQYEVQVRATDLNGEPQVEERRPVAPDGATGFHTIRVDVNP; from the coding sequence GTGAACAGCTCCCAGCCCCTGCAGGAAACGGCCGACGACGGCGCCACCTCTCCCGGGCGCTTGGGAACCGACGGTGCCGCTCAAGGCCGCCGCCGCTGGGCTGCCGCCTCGGGGGCAGTCGCCGCCGGCGCCGCCGTCGTCATAGGGGAGCTGCTGGCAGGTCTGTTCAGTCCGTCCCTCTCGCCGCTGACGGCAGTGGGCGGGGCCATGATCGATGCTGTTCCGCCGGGGGTGAAGGACTGGGCCATCTCCCTGTTCGGCACCGCCGACAAGGCGGTCTTCGTGGCCGGGATGCTGCTGGTTATCGCAGCCGTCGGGGCATTGGCCGGGATCCTGGAACAGCGCAGGCGGTTTGCCGGTGCAGCGGTGATTGCGGTCTTTGGGCTCGTCGGGCTTGGTGCGGTCCTCACGCGTGCCCAGATGACCCCGGCCGCGGCTGTAGTGGCACTGGCCGCAGCCCTGTCCGGTGCGCTCCTGCTGGGCTGGCTGATCCGCCGGCTCCACGAAGGGCTCCCGGCCGGCGCAGCCGGGACAGACGCCGGGACAGGTGCCGCCGAGGCGCACTTTCCCGCCAGGACACAAGCCGGGCGGCGCACGTTCCTGCAGGTCTTGGCTGCGAGCGCCGGGGCCACCGCCGTTGGCGGGGTTGTGGCCGCGGTCTGGCGAGGTGCAGCCTCCGGCATCAGCATCGCCCGCGAAAAGCTGCAACTGCCTGCCGCAGTCTCCGGAGCGGCCGCCATCCCGGCCGGCGCCGAGGTCGGCCTGGACGGAATGCAGCCGCTGGTCACACCGAACCGTGACTTCTACCGGATCGACACCGCCCTGATTGTCCCGTCCCTCGACCCCGAATCCTGGGTACTCCGCGTCACGGGAATGGTGGAACAGGAGATTGAGCTGAACCTGGCCGATCTGCTGGCCAAGCCGCTGATCGAACGTCATGTGACCATCGCCTGCGTCTCCAACGAAGTGGGTGGAGACCTGATCGGCAATGCACGCTGGCTCGGCTGGCCGGTGCGGGAACTCCTGGCCCTTGCCCGGCCGCAATCCGGCGCCGACATGGTGCTGTCCCGGAGCTCCGACGGCTGGACGGCGGGCACACCGCTGGAGGTCCTCACTGATCAGCGCGACGCCTTGCTTGCGGTGGGGATGAACGGCGAACCGTTGCCGCTGGAACACGGCTTCCCGGTCCGGTTGATCGTGCCGGGCCTCTACGGCTACGTTTCCGCGACCAAATGGCTCACTGAACTCCGCGTCACCAGGTTCGCGGACGACGTCGGCTATTGGACGCCGCGCGGCTGGTCCGACCGCGGCCCCATCAAAACGTCCTCGCGGATCGATGTGCCCCGCACCGGCCGGCGGGTGGGGGCCGGAACGGTCATGTTCGGTGGTGTGGCCTGGGCCCAGCACACCGGGATCGGCAAGGTGGAACTCCGCGTCAACCGCGGTCCGTGGCAGGAAGCCCGCCTCGCGCCCGGGATTTCGCTTGACACGTGGTACCAGTGGCAGCTGGGCATCGAGCTGACTCCCGGCCAGTACGAGGTCCAGGTCCGCGCCACGGACCTCAACGGCGAGCCGCAGGTGGAGGAACGCCGACCGGTTGCTCCCGACGGGGCCACCGGCTTCCACACGATTAGAGTTGACGTGAATCCATGA
- a CDS encoding GTP 3',8-cyclase MoaA, with translation MSVQLGMPQPREGTGPGLPPARPAGTPAGLLDQYGRRATDMRLSLTDKCNLRCTYCMPAEGLEWLSKQAVMSAEEIVRIVRIGVDLLGVRELRLTGGEPLVRADLIDIIAALRSNHPDLPISMTTNGVGLDKKAAALKAAGLTRINVSLDSLHEETFTKLTRRPFLDRVLAGVDAAWAAGLGPVKLNAVLMRGINDTESPSLLAWALDRGYELRFIEQMPLDADHGWTRRNMITAAEIRALLSHDFVLSPDLRARDGAPAERFEVRRRAAGTAGPDGPALGAEGLVSAADMHRPKGVEAAPEAHGPVLGTVGIIASVTEPFCADCRRTRITAEGKIMSCLFSREEFDLLGLLRDGASDEGLAERWQDAMWVKPKAHGMDHTGLGAADFVQPDRSMSAIGG, from the coding sequence ATGAGTGTTCAGCTAGGCATGCCGCAACCCCGGGAAGGTACAGGGCCGGGCCTGCCGCCTGCCCGCCCAGCCGGCACGCCGGCCGGGCTGCTGGACCAGTACGGACGCCGGGCCACGGACATGAGGCTGTCGCTGACGGACAAGTGCAACCTGCGCTGTACCTATTGCATGCCGGCCGAGGGGCTTGAGTGGCTCTCGAAGCAGGCCGTGATGTCCGCCGAGGAGATCGTGCGGATCGTCCGAATCGGAGTGGACCTGCTCGGTGTCCGCGAACTGCGCCTGACCGGCGGTGAGCCACTGGTCCGGGCGGACCTGATAGACATCATTGCGGCCCTGCGCAGCAATCATCCGGACCTGCCCATCTCCATGACCACCAACGGCGTGGGCCTGGACAAAAAGGCTGCCGCGCTTAAGGCAGCGGGCCTGACCCGCATCAACGTCTCACTGGATTCGCTGCACGAAGAAACCTTCACCAAGCTGACCCGCCGCCCGTTCCTGGACCGCGTCCTGGCCGGCGTCGATGCCGCCTGGGCCGCGGGACTGGGCCCCGTCAAGCTCAACGCCGTGCTGATGCGGGGCATCAACGACACCGAGTCGCCGTCCCTGCTCGCGTGGGCGCTGGACCGCGGCTACGAACTGCGCTTCATCGAGCAGATGCCCCTTGACGCGGACCACGGCTGGACGCGGCGGAACATGATCACGGCGGCCGAGATCCGAGCCCTGCTCTCGCACGACTTTGTGCTGAGTCCCGATCTCCGCGCCCGCGACGGTGCCCCCGCGGAACGCTTTGAAGTACGACGCCGGGCGGCCGGGACCGCGGGGCCGGATGGTCCCGCGCTGGGTGCCGAGGGACTAGTGTCTGCCGCTGACATGCATCGGCCGAAAGGCGTGGAGGCGGCGCCGGAAGCCCACGGGCCGGTGCTCGGCACGGTGGGCATCATCGCGTCCGTCACGGAGCCGTTCTGCGCCGACTGCCGTCGCACACGGATCACCGCTGAAGGCAAGATCATGAGCTGCCTGTTCTCCCGTGAGGAGTTCGATCTCTTGGGTCTGCTGCGGGACGGCGCCAGTGACGAAGGCCTGGCCGAACGCTGGCAGGACGCCATGTGGGTCAAGCCAAAGGCCCACGGCATGGACCACACAGGTCTCGGCGCGGCGGACTTTGTCCAGCCGGACCGCAGCATGAGCGCCATCGGAGGCTGA
- a CDS encoding MoaD/ThiS family protein codes for MNVRYFAAARAAAGVEEELFVLPRGATVADLLEAVLAVDRAEPAAGTPPLQRILSRSSFLLNEVAVRDRTTVLNPGDVVDVLPPFAGG; via the coding sequence TTGAACGTACGTTACTTCGCTGCCGCACGCGCTGCCGCTGGGGTCGAAGAAGAGCTCTTCGTACTCCCTCGCGGGGCGACAGTGGCCGATTTGCTGGAAGCGGTCCTGGCTGTGGACCGAGCCGAGCCTGCTGCCGGCACTCCTCCCCTGCAACGTATCCTGTCCCGGAGCAGTTTCCTGCTCAACGAGGTGGCCGTCCGGGACCGCACGACTGTGTTAAATCCGGGCGACGTGGTTGACGTGCTGCCTCCTTTCGCCGGCGGGTAG
- a CDS encoding HNH endonuclease signature motif containing protein: protein MDSRAAVATAEALSVSFAELAVVLRGGTESSGSGGADPLRRVADDFLDGLAEISRLDAKSAALKAWLATGYTAAAEALAGPATSPEDHTGQEMAVVAEVACALTVSERSAGALLAEAHALTTALPLTFSALQAGTISWQHARIMVDETVNLDPAGAQALEAHFLDPAAPNPARSCPAGELIPGRFRHKARTWRERHHPISIEKRHIKSAADRRVEYAPDRDGMAWLSAYLPADQAAGIWDRTTTAARALQGPHEGRTLSQIRADIAATWLLSNNITGGGTGGMPAMSGGKGETGGTGEAGGAGGAGATGMAVGGGVPSPRAQVLITVPVMSLLGLTDESAMLDGYGPIPPSIARSLIADGAESFHRVLIDPRDGAPLEIGRTSYRVTKAQRQWLRLRDGKCPFPGCSNHSLDNEADHILAWAHGGSTGISNLGQPCHKHHRLRHTTAWKPTTATKNEPPGWISPTGRHYQSEHPDWEPPRWPANIPMPATGTNTGSVLDVELGMDLDLDLDTSLPPGLR from the coding sequence ATGGATAGCAGAGCAGCTGTGGCGACGGCGGAGGCCCTTTCGGTGTCCTTCGCTGAGCTTGCTGTGGTGCTCCGGGGCGGGACCGAGTCCTCGGGATCCGGTGGTGCTGATCCGCTGCGCCGGGTGGCGGATGATTTCCTGGACGGGCTGGCCGAGATCTCACGACTGGACGCGAAAAGTGCCGCCCTGAAGGCCTGGCTGGCTACCGGCTACACCGCCGCTGCCGAGGCCTTGGCGGGCCCTGCAACGTCGCCCGAGGACCATACCGGGCAGGAGATGGCCGTTGTCGCGGAGGTCGCCTGTGCCCTGACGGTCAGCGAACGCAGTGCCGGCGCTCTGCTCGCCGAAGCCCACGCATTGACCACCGCCCTGCCGCTGACGTTCTCCGCGCTGCAGGCAGGGACGATTTCCTGGCAGCACGCCCGGATCATGGTCGACGAAACCGTGAACCTGGACCCTGCCGGCGCCCAAGCCCTCGAAGCGCATTTCCTGGACCCCGCCGCGCCGAACCCGGCGAGGAGTTGCCCGGCAGGTGAGCTCATCCCCGGGCGGTTCCGGCACAAGGCCCGGACCTGGCGGGAGCGCCATCACCCGATCAGCATCGAAAAACGCCACATCAAGAGCGCAGCCGATCGACGGGTGGAGTATGCCCCGGACCGCGACGGCATGGCCTGGCTCTCCGCGTACCTCCCCGCCGATCAGGCGGCAGGGATCTGGGACCGCACCACCACAGCCGCGAGAGCGCTCCAAGGACCTCATGAGGGCCGGACCCTCAGCCAGATCCGCGCAGACATCGCCGCGACCTGGCTCCTGAGCAACAACATCACCGGCGGCGGGACCGGTGGCATGCCGGCAATGTCCGGCGGTAAGGGCGAAACGGGCGGTACCGGCGAAGCCGGCGGTGCCGGCGGTGCCGGCGCAACGGGCATGGCAGTGGGTGGCGGTGTTCCCTCGCCGCGGGCGCAGGTGTTGATCACGGTCCCGGTGATGTCGCTGCTCGGCCTCACGGATGAATCGGCCATGCTCGATGGGTACGGCCCGATCCCGCCGTCCATTGCCCGCAGTCTGATTGCCGACGGTGCGGAGTCCTTCCACCGGGTCCTGATCGACCCCCGCGACGGAGCACCCCTGGAGATCGGCAGAACCAGCTACCGCGTGACGAAAGCCCAACGCCAATGGCTGCGGCTTCGCGACGGGAAATGCCCGTTCCCCGGTTGCAGCAACCACTCCCTCGACAACGAAGCCGACCACATCCTCGCCTGGGCCCACGGAGGATCCACCGGGATCTCAAATCTCGGCCAGCCCTGCCACAAACACCACAGACTAAGACACACCACAGCATGGAAACCCACCACCGCCACAAAGAACGAACCACCCGGCTGGATCTCACCCACCGGCCGCCACTACCAAAGCGAACACCCCGACTGGGAACCACCACGCTGGCCAGCAAACATCCCTATGCCCGCCACCGGCACCAACACCGGTTCGGTCTTGGACGTGGAACTCGGCATGGACCTGGACCTGGACCTGGACACAAGCCTGCCACCGGGACTGAGGTGA